A stretch of the Panicum virgatum strain AP13 chromosome 9N, P.virgatum_v5, whole genome shotgun sequence genome encodes the following:
- the LOC120690767 gene encoding protein NPGR2-like isoform X1 has product MKGTKDMGRYSRFTRCMSMQCLCSGNQMNRMDRAVQLSENIDIKDGMNRRYSSPNFVIEQHANNTVMEEAELSLQRVGSINYEEARALLGRVEYQRGHIEEALRVFDGIKVSTLIPEMKISIATKVDQQKPRPYSSSPALSFHAVTVLMETIYLKALVLNDLGRFEEAARECSTILDIVESAVPEGLPSNFGNDCNLNETICRAVELLPELWKLGGFPLETVSSYRRALVTNWNLDAKTIAKIQKDFAIFLLYSGCEAYPLKRRCQLDGLFVPQNNLEEAILLLLILLMKFNLRRIERDPTVMHHLAFALSVSGQLKPLARQFEALLPGILDNIEWLYNVALCYLASDDDLTALDLLRRVLKSGEDSNSFKELILASKICCESSARVGEGVLYARRALAIQHGGCDQMDVVAGLLLGISLSNQARYATTDIERSSQQHEALEVLGNAGKKAHNRDFGTIYSISLENAVQRKLDTAARYAKKLFKLEAGSELKTWLLIARIMSAQKRFEDAECIVNAALDQAGKWSQGDLLQTKAKIQIAQGQLRKAIETYTQILALVQLRMKSFGAGISVLQGTKTDKSLEIKTWYNLALLYLRMSQWKDAELCISNIKSIIPYSPFACHATVLHAGKLLEAKGLAKEALQAYSTALDLEPKHVPSLISTATVLRQLCEKPLPAMRCFLTDALRVDRTNHVAWFNLGLLYEDEGDSAAIEAAECFKAAAVLEETAPVEPFR; this is encoded by the exons ATGAAGGGTACGAAAGATATGGGGAGATATAGCAGATTTACCCGCTGCATGTCAATGCAATGCCTGTGCTCTGGGAATCAGATGAACAGGATGGATCGTGCAGTCCAATTATCTGAGAACATAGACATCAAGGATGGCATGAACAGGCGGTACTCATCTCCAAATTTTGTGATTGAGCAGCATGCCAACAATACTGTTATGGAGGAAGCTGAGTTGTCCCTCCAGCGAGTTGGCTCTATTAATTATGAG GAAGCAAGGGCATTGCTTGGAAGAGTAGAATACCAAAGAGGGCATATTGAAGAAGCGCTTCGAGTATTTGATGGGATAAAAGTATCTACACTAATTCCTGAGATGAAAATATCTATCGCCACAAAAGTGGACCAGCAAAAGCCTCGCCCATATTCCAGCTCCCCAGCACTGTCATTCCATGCTGTTACTGTACTGATGGAGACTATTTATCTTAAGGCTCTAGTACTTAATGATCTTGGAAGGTTTGAAG AAGCTGCACGCGAGTGCAGTACAATATTGGACATTGTGGAATCTGCAGTACCTGAAGGTTTGCCATCCAACTTTGGAAATGATTGCAACCTGAATGAAACAATATGTAGAGCAGTTGAGTTACTTCCTGAGCTTTGGAAATTAGGAGGTTTTCCTCTTGAAACTGTCTCTTCATATAGGAGGGCTCTTGTTACTAACTGGAACCTTGATGCAAAGACCATTGCTAAAATACAAAAGGATTTTGCTATTTTTCTGTTATACAGTGGTTGTGAAGCTTACCCTCTCAAACGTCGATGTCAATTGGATGGTTTATTTGTACCACAGAACAATCTGGAAGAAGCTATTCTTCTTTTATTGATTCTATTGATGAAGTTCAATCTTAGGAGGATTGAGAGGGATCCAACTGTGATGCATCACCTTGCTTTTGCACTATCTGTGTCTGGGCAGTTGAAACCTCTAGCTCGTCAGTTTGAGGCACTACTGCCTGGTATTCTGGACAACATAGAGTGGTTGTACAATGTAGCATTGTGCTACCTAGCATCAGATGATGATTTAACTGCACTGGATCTGCTTAGAAGGGTATTGAAGTCTGGAGAAGATTCAAATAGTTTCAAAGAACTTATCCTGGCTTCAAAAATTTGTTGTGAGAGCAGTGCGCGTGTTGGAGAAGGTGTTTTATATGCTCGTAGAGCCCTTGCCATTCAGCATGGGGGTTGTGATCAAATGGATGTTGTGGCAGGCCTTTTGCTTGGCATATCCCTTTCCAATCAAGCTAGATATGCTACAACTGACatagagagatcctctcagcaGCATGAAGCATTGGAGGTGCTTGGTAATGCTGGAAAGAAGGCGCATAACAGAGATTTCGGGACAATATACAGTATCAGCCTTGAAAATGCTGTGCAGAGGAAATTAGATACAGCAGCTCGTTATGCAAAGAAGCTGTTTAAATTAGAGGCTGGGTCGGAATTGAAGACTTGGTTGCTTATAGCCCGAATAATGAGTGCCCAAAAACGATTTGAAGATGCTGAGTGCATCGTGAATGCTGCGTTAGATCAGGCTGGCAAGTGGTCTCAAGGAGATCTATTGCAAACTAAagccaaaattcaaattgcCCAGGGCCAACTTAGGAAAGCAATTGAAACGTATACGCAGATTCTTGCTCTGGTCCAACTTAGGATGAAGAGCTTTGGTGCTGGCATTTCTGTGTTGCAG GGTACTAAGACCGATAAAAGTCTGGAAATAAAGACATGGTATAATCTTGCCCTTTTGTACCTAAGAATGTCGCAGTGGAAGGATGCAGAACTTTGCATATCCAATATAAAATCTATCATTCCATATTCCCCCTTCGCTTGTCATGCTACAG TTCTCCATGCAGGAAAGCTACTTGAAGCCAAAGGTTTGGCAAAGGAGGCTCTGCAAGCATATTCAACAGCGTTAGACCTTGAACCTAAACATGTACCAAGCCTGATATCAACAGCTACTGTTCTTCGACAGCTTTGCGAGAAACCCTTGCCTGCAATGAGATGCTTCCTAACTGATGCATTGCGAGTAGACAGAACAAACCATGTTGCTTGGTTCAACCTTGGCTTACTCTATGAAGATGAAGGTGACAGTGCAGCCATTGAAGCTGCTGAATGTTTTAAAGCAGCTGCTGTTCTTGAAGAAACTGCCCCCGTAGAACCTTTCAGATGA
- the LOC120690767 gene encoding protein NPGR2-like isoform X2 encodes MKGTKDMGRYSRFTRCMSMQCLCSGNQMNRMDRAVQLSENIDIKDGMNRRYSSPNFVIEQHANNTVMEEAELSLQRVGSINYEEARALLGRVEYQRGHIEEALRVFDGIKVSTLIPEMKISIATKVDQQKPRPYSSSPALSFHAVTVLMETIYLKALVLNDLGRFEEAARECSTILDIVESAVPEGLPSNFGNDCNLNETICRAVELLPELWKLGGFPLETVSSYRRALVTNWNLDAKTIAKIQKDFAIFLLYSGCEAYPLKRRCQLDGLFVPQNNLEEAILLLLILLMKFNLRRIERDPTVMHHLAFALSVSGQLKPLARQFEALLPGILDNIEWLYNVALCYLASDDDLTALDLLRRVLKSGEDSNSFKELILASKICCESSARVGEGVLYARRALAIQHGGCDQMDVVAGLLLGISLSNQARYATTDIERSSQQHEALEVLGNAGKKAHNRDFGTIYSISLENAVQRKLDTAARYAKKLFKLEAGSELKTWLLIARIMSAQKRFEDAECIVNAALDQAGKWSQGDLLQTKAKIQIAQGQLRKAIETYTQILALVQLRMKSFGAGISVLQGTKTDKSLEIKTWYNLALLYLRMSQWKDAELCISNIKSIIPYSPFACHATGKLLEAKGLAKEALQAYSTALDLEPKHVPSLISTATVLRQLCEKPLPAMRCFLTDALRVDRTNHVAWFNLGLLYEDEGDSAAIEAAECFKAAAVLEETAPVEPFR; translated from the exons ATGAAGGGTACGAAAGATATGGGGAGATATAGCAGATTTACCCGCTGCATGTCAATGCAATGCCTGTGCTCTGGGAATCAGATGAACAGGATGGATCGTGCAGTCCAATTATCTGAGAACATAGACATCAAGGATGGCATGAACAGGCGGTACTCATCTCCAAATTTTGTGATTGAGCAGCATGCCAACAATACTGTTATGGAGGAAGCTGAGTTGTCCCTCCAGCGAGTTGGCTCTATTAATTATGAG GAAGCAAGGGCATTGCTTGGAAGAGTAGAATACCAAAGAGGGCATATTGAAGAAGCGCTTCGAGTATTTGATGGGATAAAAGTATCTACACTAATTCCTGAGATGAAAATATCTATCGCCACAAAAGTGGACCAGCAAAAGCCTCGCCCATATTCCAGCTCCCCAGCACTGTCATTCCATGCTGTTACTGTACTGATGGAGACTATTTATCTTAAGGCTCTAGTACTTAATGATCTTGGAAGGTTTGAAG AAGCTGCACGCGAGTGCAGTACAATATTGGACATTGTGGAATCTGCAGTACCTGAAGGTTTGCCATCCAACTTTGGAAATGATTGCAACCTGAATGAAACAATATGTAGAGCAGTTGAGTTACTTCCTGAGCTTTGGAAATTAGGAGGTTTTCCTCTTGAAACTGTCTCTTCATATAGGAGGGCTCTTGTTACTAACTGGAACCTTGATGCAAAGACCATTGCTAAAATACAAAAGGATTTTGCTATTTTTCTGTTATACAGTGGTTGTGAAGCTTACCCTCTCAAACGTCGATGTCAATTGGATGGTTTATTTGTACCACAGAACAATCTGGAAGAAGCTATTCTTCTTTTATTGATTCTATTGATGAAGTTCAATCTTAGGAGGATTGAGAGGGATCCAACTGTGATGCATCACCTTGCTTTTGCACTATCTGTGTCTGGGCAGTTGAAACCTCTAGCTCGTCAGTTTGAGGCACTACTGCCTGGTATTCTGGACAACATAGAGTGGTTGTACAATGTAGCATTGTGCTACCTAGCATCAGATGATGATTTAACTGCACTGGATCTGCTTAGAAGGGTATTGAAGTCTGGAGAAGATTCAAATAGTTTCAAAGAACTTATCCTGGCTTCAAAAATTTGTTGTGAGAGCAGTGCGCGTGTTGGAGAAGGTGTTTTATATGCTCGTAGAGCCCTTGCCATTCAGCATGGGGGTTGTGATCAAATGGATGTTGTGGCAGGCCTTTTGCTTGGCATATCCCTTTCCAATCAAGCTAGATATGCTACAACTGACatagagagatcctctcagcaGCATGAAGCATTGGAGGTGCTTGGTAATGCTGGAAAGAAGGCGCATAACAGAGATTTCGGGACAATATACAGTATCAGCCTTGAAAATGCTGTGCAGAGGAAATTAGATACAGCAGCTCGTTATGCAAAGAAGCTGTTTAAATTAGAGGCTGGGTCGGAATTGAAGACTTGGTTGCTTATAGCCCGAATAATGAGTGCCCAAAAACGATTTGAAGATGCTGAGTGCATCGTGAATGCTGCGTTAGATCAGGCTGGCAAGTGGTCTCAAGGAGATCTATTGCAAACTAAagccaaaattcaaattgcCCAGGGCCAACTTAGGAAAGCAATTGAAACGTATACGCAGATTCTTGCTCTGGTCCAACTTAGGATGAAGAGCTTTGGTGCTGGCATTTCTGTGTTGCAG GGTACTAAGACCGATAAAAGTCTGGAAATAAAGACATGGTATAATCTTGCCCTTTTGTACCTAAGAATGTCGCAGTGGAAGGATGCAGAACTTTGCATATCCAATATAAAATCTATCATTCCATATTCCCCCTTCGCTTGTCATGCTACAG GAAAGCTACTTGAAGCCAAAGGTTTGGCAAAGGAGGCTCTGCAAGCATATTCAACAGCGTTAGACCTTGAACCTAAACATGTACCAAGCCTGATATCAACAGCTACTGTTCTTCGACAGCTTTGCGAGAAACCCTTGCCTGCAATGAGATGCTTCCTAACTGATGCATTGCGAGTAGACAGAACAAACCATGTTGCTTGGTTCAACCTTGGCTTACTCTATGAAGATGAAGGTGACAGTGCAGCCATTGAAGCTGCTGAATGTTTTAAAGCAGCTGCTGTTCTTGAAGAAACTGCCCCCGTAGAACCTTTCAGATGA
- the LOC120691552 gene encoding cyclin-dependent kinase inhibitor 5-like, which translates to MGKYMRKSKVSGEVALMEVPGGALLGVRTRSRTLALQRAQRPGDAEDAAGEYLELRSRRLEKPHKDQPPAPAPAPNKRGAGRKVVAASPALPDDDVEASFGENVLDFDAMERSTRETTPCSLIRNSEMISTPGSTTKSKSSNSMTSRRRMEASVCRFIPSSLEMEEFFTAAEQHEQHTFREKYNFCPVNDCPLPGRYEWTRLDC; encoded by the exons ATGGGGAAGTACATGCGCAAGAGCAAGGTGTCCGGGGAGGTCGCCCTCATGGAGGTCCCCGGCGGCGCGCTGCTCGGCGTCCGCACGCGCTCCCGCACGCTCGCGCTGCAGCGGGCGCAGAGGCCGGGGGACGCCGAGGACGCCGCCGGGGAGTACCTCGagctccggagcaggaggctcGAGAAGCCGCACAAGGACcagccgcccgcgcccgcgcccgcgcccaacAAGAGGGGCGCCGGGAGGAAGGTCGTCGCCGCGTCGCCCGCGCTAcccgacgacgacgtcgaggCCTCCTTCGGGGAGAACGTGCTCGACTTCGACGCCATGGAAAG GAGTACTAGAGAGACGACGCCTTGCAGTTTGATTAGGAACTCAGAGATGATAAGCACCCCAGGATCCACAACTAAAAGCAAATCCAGCAACTCGATGACTTCCCGTCGCAGAATGGAAGCCTCAGTCTGCCGTTTCATACCGAGTTCACTTGAGATGGAAGAGTTCTTCACAGCGGCTGAACAACATGAGCAGCATACCTTTAGGGAGAA GTATAACTTCTGTCCTGTGAATGACTGTCCTCTTCCTGGACGGTACGAATGGACGAGGCTAGACTGCTAG